The following are encoded together in the Argopecten irradians isolate NY chromosome 5, Ai_NY, whole genome shotgun sequence genome:
- the LOC138324024 gene encoding sorting nexin-19-like, giving the protein MEQQVMQTWGRIKDLYGYHKRFSSFQKIVIISLLVGFASIFYSRLLTVVVVYILVVVATIIACHVLSSVQTNYTFGVSILLFVTRHETIFNYIFCLLELLKTKPSASKFDSKVNNGLDSAHEEFQDAKEHDEETLGKAEQIMAIGKGKNETPMNSEEEVNHTPTGEHKMKSLDELSSWKDEVELFSCLVSKDFVKPWYDTFSSASDDVLEEMHIIINTCFLELCDKFQHVDSYALLTDILIHYRQHLRMFQVARTLYKTQPRRRLSQRRLSSSQHLSRRINSVEDAFEIKFSYHTAVWGDENEIIYFRSVVQILLSQLLSGHLHVCNTSYLLFVEIFTCNIFLPVIELLSDSDFLYECIIKILSDEEVGSVEDHDISEILLDRNLEISKMATHRNACQNDVQIIVSDHLKEVDGRDQNKHGTLENCHPGNRSLRSDMRLRRSSSASSTQELLNFKNLNDASNEKKDELYDYGEENSLENKGNGNSLYCDKGQSAMARSCPSHLGIVSAAGVSDSEDFSAESSATEDEDVPSKVRVYLDSDEVEKMEEVELPNMLFVDVSITDTETRQEMRSSAQYTLYNIQYDALYSTEANSLELRTRSVKRRFREFVNLQARLEDNDAYRKSLKDVKGPRRWLSLPFGNMDKKSVEGRRKSLEKFLRSLIQKLDICNGSELKEFLAYEGDGHIAFVRKAPEISVSRIDKMIVKTMSDVFDKIGELSNKAQEVLPKLPGKKDNSVSEDDGKPAKDLDLINVDFSTESQVSGFQGKLIHYMRKQGSSSVDMESPTTPVNEDQVAAGRGTETVAMTDDKHRDQSSKPLTEDSAYEATEDIGMATDEVESSALKAETPNVLQGLDDTDVQTHLKQKTADSQDSVGRGMESEEKDTVMPPDKTDVNVDDVALAEAVIDLAIQALQGHDCWVTRDRVVSLTKHLAGTALHRFLMMKLDTLTTEQMCRFYIRTLRETLWPNSELSLEGRKVKTDKQKAATKEQARRVLAEFLPDVLKQIVGSEDYQFSIDEIIESVEHQKLNRNFMCTFLDHLIEKLFPNTSSAQCLEDILN; this is encoded by the exons ATGGAACAACAGGTCATGCAAACATGGGGTAGAATCAAAGACCTTTATGGATACCATAAGAGGTTCTCGTCATTTCAGAAAATAGTGATCATTTCCCTTTTAGTCGGTTTTGCATCCATCTTTTACTCCCGTCTGTTGACTGTCGTGGTTGTTTACATTTTGGTCGTTGTAGCTACAATAATCGCATGCCATGTTCTGTCTTCTGTGCAGACCAACTACACATTCGGCGTTTCAATTTTGCTTTTCGTCACAAGACATGAAACAATTTTCAACTACATATTTTGCCTTTTAGAACTTTTGAAAACTAAACCTTCAGCGTCAAAATTTGATTCAAAGGTCAACAATGGTTTGGATAGTGCACATGAAGAGTTTCAAGACGCAAAAGAACACGATGAGGAAACTCTCGGAAAAGCAGAACAAATCATGGCTATTGGGAAAGGCAAAAATGAAACACCAATGAATTCAGAAGAGGAAGTAAACCATACACCTACTGGTGAACACAAAATGAAATCATTGGATGAACTCAGCTCATGGAAAGACGAGGTGGAATTGTTCTCGTGTCTCGTTTCAAAAGACTTTGTTAAACCTTGGTATGATACTTTCTCATCGGCAAGCGATGATGTTTTGGAGGAGATGCACATCATCATTAACACATGCTTTCTTGAATTATGTGACAAATTCCAACATGTAGATAGCTACGCATTACTCACTGACATTCTAATTCATTATAGGCAGCACCTGCGCATGTTCCAAGTCGCTCGTACATTGTATAAAACTCAACCGAGACGACGCTTGAGTCAGCGAAGGTTGTCATCAAGTCAACATTTATCACGAAGAATTAACTCGGTGGAAGATGCATtcgaaataaaattttcatatcACACTGCAGTTTGGGGAGATGAAAATGAGATAATTTATTTTCGATCCGTGGTTCAGATTTTGCTGTCCCAACTTCTTTCTGGGCATCTTCATGTTTGCAATACCTCATATTTACTTTTTGTCGAGATTTTtacatgcaatatttttttacCTGTGATAGAACTTTTGTCAGACTCTGACTTTTTGTATGAATGCATAATAAAAATCCTCTCTGATGAGGAGGTAGGCTCAGTAGAAGACCATGATATATCAGAAATCCTTTTAGATCGAAATCTAGAGATTTCTAAGATGGCTACGCACAGAAATGCTTGCCAGAATGATGTCCAGATCATTGTGTCTGATCATCTGAAAGAAGTAGATGGAAGGGATCAAAACAAACATGGGACACTAGAAAACTGTCACCCTGGGAATCGGTCACTCAGGTCAGATATGCGACTCAGAAGATCAAGTTCAGCATCAAGCACGCAAgaattattaaattttaaaaatttgaatgaTGCGTCTAATGAGAAAAAGGATGAATTGTATGACTACGGAGAGGAGAACTCCTTGGAAAATAAGGGGAATGGAAACTCTTTATACTGTGATAAAGGCCAATCTGCAATGGCCAGAAGTTGTCCTAGTCATTTGGGTATAGTTTCAGCAGCAGGAGTTTCTGACTCTGAAGATTTCAGTGCAGAGAGCAGTGCTACAGAGGATGAAGATGTACCATCAAAAGTGCGTGTGTACCTAGATAGCGACGAGGTGGAGAAAATGGAAGAAGTAGAACTACCCAATATGTTGTTTGTGGACGTGTCTATCACTGATACGGAGACCCGACAGGAGATGAGAAGTTCTGCACAAtatacactctataacatacaG tatgATGCTTTGTACAGTACTGAGGCTAATTCCCTGGAGCTGAGGACCAGAAGTGTGAAGAGACGATTCCGTGAATTTGTAAATTTACAAGCTCGTCTTGAAGATAATGATGCCTACAGAAAAAGTTTGAAAG ATGTTAAGGGACCAAGGAGATGGCTTTCTCTGCCATTTGGGAATATGGATAAAAAGAGTGTTGAAGGCCGGAGAAAGAGTTTAGAGAAATTCCTCAGG tCATTAATCCAAAAACTTGACATATGCAATGGATCTGAGCTGAAAGAGTTCTTGGCCTATGAAGGTGATGGACACATAGCATTTGTGAGAAAGGCACCAGAAATATCCGTATCACGGATAGACAAG atgATTGTAAAAACCATGTCAGATGTGTTTGACAAGATTGGAGAACTCTCAAATAAAGCTCAAGAGGTGTTGCCAAAATTACCAGgcaagaaagataactctgtctcgGAGGATGATGGAAAACCTGCAAAAGACCTTGATCTGATAAATGTGGATTTTAGTACTGAGAGTCAG GTGTCGGGTTTCCAAGGAAAATTGATCCATTATATGAGAAAGCAGGGCAGTAGTTCTGTAGATATGGAGAGCCCCACTACACCAGTAAATGAGGACCAAGTGGCGGCGGGACGAGGTACAGAAACCGTCGCCATGACTGACGATAAACACAGGGACCAGTCTTCTAAACCATTAACAGAAGATTCAGCGTATGAAGCCACAGAAGATATTGGGATGGCTACAGATGAAGTGGAAAGTTCTGCTCTCAAAGCTGAAACACCTAATGTATTACAAGGTCTAGATGATACAGATgttcaaacacatttaaaacaaaagacCGCTGATAGTCAGGACAGTGTTGGTAGGGGTATGGAGTCTGAAGAAAAAGATACAG taatgcctccagataaaacagatgtGAATGTAGATGACGTTGCCTTAGCTGAAGCTGTGATTGACCTTGCTATACAGGCTTTACAAGGTCACGACTGTTGGGTGACCAGGGACAGAGTGGTCAGTCTGACCAAACATCTGGCTGGCACTGCTTTACACAG GTTCCTGATGATGAAATTAGATACCCTGACAACAGAACAGATGTGTCGGTTTTACATCAGGACACTGCGAGAAACACTCTGGCCCAACAGTGAGTTGTCACTGGAAGGAAGGAAAGTGAAAACGGACAAACAGAAAGCAGCCACCAAGGAGCAGGCTAGGAGGGTTCTGGCTGAGTTTCTACCAG ATGTGCTGAAACAAATTGTGGGCTCTGAGGACTATCAGTTCAGTATAGATGAGATCATAGAATCTGTGGAACACCAGAAGCTCAACAG AAACTTCATGTGTACATTCTTGGACCATCTCATTGAAAAGCTGTTTCCGAATACCTCTTCAGCTCAGTGTCTGGAGGACATACTAAATTGA